Proteins from a genomic interval of Amycolatopsis sp. cg13:
- a CDS encoding lactonase family protein — protein MSDVVLVGCRTAETGGNGTGIAVFRRSGGELTAESTLPMVSPTWLTQHPALPMVYATNETSYGEVTSVSVADGLVALDVVESGGASPCHLAVTPNGRFLLCANYGGGSLAVFALREDGRIDGRTDLVQHTGSGPRADRQEGPHVHMAVSSADSSVVSAVDLGTDEIRSYTLSPEGKLTPLAVSSLPPGTGPRQLVRGADGIAYVAGELSGELITVRETSPGEFEFVAATPATAAGGDSLVAHLEVLDSGIYLSNRGPECITSFAGDPLRATADQPCGAYPWNFAVADGTCYTAAFRDDVISVFPLKDLGNAEVRKYPTGSPTCVLPLR, from the coding sequence GTGAGCGACGTCGTACTCGTCGGCTGCCGTACCGCCGAAACCGGCGGAAACGGCACGGGAATCGCGGTTTTCCGACGCTCCGGCGGCGAGCTGACGGCGGAATCGACGTTGCCGATGGTGTCGCCGACCTGGCTCACCCAGCATCCCGCGCTGCCGATGGTGTACGCGACCAACGAGACGAGCTACGGCGAGGTCACCTCCGTTTCGGTCGCCGACGGCCTGGTCGCGCTCGACGTGGTGGAATCCGGCGGGGCCAGCCCGTGTCACCTCGCGGTGACGCCGAACGGCCGGTTTCTGTTGTGCGCCAACTACGGCGGCGGCAGCCTGGCCGTGTTCGCCTTGCGCGAGGACGGCCGGATCGACGGCCGCACCGACCTGGTGCAGCACACCGGGAGCGGTCCGCGCGCCGACCGGCAGGAAGGCCCGCACGTCCACATGGCGGTGTCGTCGGCGGACAGTTCCGTGGTGAGCGCCGTCGATCTCGGCACCGACGAGATCCGCAGCTACACCCTGTCTCCGGAAGGAAAGCTGACTCCGCTGGCCGTTTCGTCGCTGCCGCCGGGCACAGGACCGCGCCAGCTCGTGCGCGGCGCGGACGGAATCGCTTACGTGGCGGGAGAACTGTCCGGCGAGCTGATCACGGTGCGGGAGACGTCGCCGGGAGAGTTCGAGTTCGTCGCGGCGACTCCGGCGACCGCGGCCGGCGGCGACTCCCTGGTGGCACACCTGGAAGTGCTCGATTCCGGGATCTACCTGTCGAACCGCGGCCCGGAATGCATCACGTCGTTCGCCGGGGATCCGCTGCGCGCGACTGCTGATCAGCCGTGCGGCGCGTACCCGTGGAATTTCGCCGTGGCGGACGGAACGTGCTACACCGCCGCGTTCCGGGACGACGTCATTTCCGTCTTTCCGTTGAAGGACTTGGGAAACGCGGAGGTCCGCAAATATCCGACCGGCTCGCCGACGTGCGTGCTTCCGCTCCGGTGA